A single genomic interval of Cucumis sativus cultivar 9930 chromosome 7, Cucumber_9930_V3, whole genome shotgun sequence harbors:
- the LOC101213017 gene encoding transcription factor MYB41 → MGRAPCCDKNGLKKGPWTPEEDQKLVNYIQIHGPGNWRNLPKNAGLQRCGKSCRLRWTNYLRPDIKRGRFSFEEEETIIQLHSVLGNKWSAIAARLPGRTDNEIKNYWNTHIRKRLLRMGIDPVTHAPRIDLLDLSSILSAAIRSHSLLSLSTLLNNHQTTATLNPESLRLIPTLLGLKQQDPNAHNLLLQAQAQAQIQAQMDSLSQLLQPNDNVNNTNSSSIMPISSTFVDCPNTSQENLNFLPTLLNCGEDVLMNQPNYIYGGNGSNPTASEILDISNNNAQNLGFDSVKSSPTPLNSSSTYLNNSSSNEDEKDSFCSNFLQFEIPEGLDFADFV, encoded by the exons atgggGAGAGCTCCATGCTGTGACAAAAATGGGCTTAAAAAAGGTCCATGGACTCCTGAGGAAGATCAGAAGCttgttaattatattcaaattcatgGCCCTGGGAATTGGCGTAATCTTCCTAAGAATGCTG ggCTTCAAAGATGTGGAAAAAGTTGTAGGCTTCGATGGACCAATTATTTGAGACCTGATATTAAGAGAGGcagattttcttttgaagaagaagagactATTATTCAATTGCACAGTGTTTTGGGAAACAA GTGGTCAGCAATAGCTGCTCGCTTACCTGGAAGAACAGATAACGAGATCAAGAATTATTGGAACACCCACATACGAAAAAGGCTCCTTCGAATGGGAATCGATCCGGTGACCCACGCACCTCGGATTGATCTTCTTGACCTATCGTCGATTCTCTCTGCCGCCATTCGAAGCCACTCACTCCTCAGCCTATCAACCTTATTGAACAACCACCAAACTACCGCAACCCTAAATCCTGAATCTCTTAGGCTAATTCCCACCCTTTTAGGCCTTAAACAACAAGATCCAAATGCCCATAATTTACTTCTCCAAGCTCAGGCTCAGGCTCAAATTCAAGCTCAAATGGATTCATTATCACAACTCTTACAACCCAACGATAATGttaataatacaaattctTCTTCAATAATGCCCATATCTTCTACCTTTGTTGACTGCCCAAATACTTCGCAAGAAAATCTTAATTTCTTACCTACACTTTTGAATTGTGGTGAGGATGTTTTGATGAACCAACCCAATTACATATACGGCGGCAATGGGTCGAATCCAACGGCTTCGGAAATTCTCGACATTTCAAATAACAATGCTCaaaatttagggtttgatTCTGTAAAATCAAGCCCTACGCCATTGAATTCTTCATCTACTTATTTAAACAACAGCAGCAGCAATGAGGATGAGAAAGATAGTTTTTGTAGTAACTTTTTGCAGTTTGAAATTCCTGAAGGTTTGGACTTTGCTGattttgtgtaa
- the LOC101222302 gene encoding protein THYLAKOID FORMATION1, chloroplastic, with amino-acid sequence MAAVNSISFSTLNQCSDRRLLLPSSRSHSSNFHGFPFRTSVFTHYSRVRASTFSSRMVIHCMSAGTDVTTVAETKLNFLKAYKRPIPSIYNTVLQELIVQQHLMRYKRTYRYDPVFALGFVTVYDQLMEGYPSDEDREAIFQAYIKALNEDPEQYRIDAKKFEEWARSQTAASLVEFASREGEVESILKDIAERAGSKGNFSYSRFFAIGLFRLLELANATEPSILEKLCAALNIDKKGVDRDLDVYRNLLSKLVQAKELLKEYVDREKKKRDERAGSQTANEAITKCLGEYSMQTGL; translated from the exons ATGGCGGCTGTTAATTCCATTTCATTCTCTACACTAAACCAATGTTCCGATAGGAGATTGCTGCTTCCCTCCTCTCGTTCGCACTCCTCCAATTTCCACGGCTTTCCTTTTCGTACTAGCGTTTTCACTCATTATTCCCGAGTACGAGCATCCACCTTCAGTTCTCGCATGGTCATTCATTGCATGTCCGCCGGAACAG ATGTGACCACTGTGGCCGAGACAAAATTGAACTTCCTTAAGGCCTATAAACGGCCTATCCCTAGTATTTACAACACGGTTCTGCAAGAATTGATTGTTCAGCAGCATTTGATGAGGTATAAGAGGACATACCGTTATGATCCTGTTTTCGCTCTTGGATTTGTTACTGTATATGATCAGCTTATGGAAGGGTACCCTAGCGATGAGGATCGTGAAGCCATCTTCCAAGCGTATATTAAGGCTTTGAATGAGGATCCAGAGCAATATAG AATTGATgctaaaaaatttgaagagtgGGCTCGATCTCAGACTGCAGCTTCATTGGTTGAGTTTGCATCAAGAGAAGGAGAAGTTGAGAGTATTTTGAAGGACATTGCAGAAAGAGCAGGGAGCAAGGGGAATTTCAGTTACAGCCGATTTTTTGCTATTGGACTATTTCGTCTCCTTGAATTGGCAAATGCTACTGAGCCCAGTATCTTGGAAAAG CTCTGTGCCGCTTTAAATATCGACAAAAAAGGTGTAGACCGAGACCTTGATGTATACCGTAACCTGCTTTCAAAGTTGGTTCAGGCGAAAGAGCTCCTAAAGGAATATGTCGACAG agagaagaagaaaagagatgagAGGGCTGGATCACAGACAGCTAATGAGGCCATAACTAAATGCTTGGGAGAATACAGCATGCAGACTGGTTTATAA
- the LOC101223015 gene encoding uncharacterized protein LOC101223015, with product MSSSTRALVVAATVGVVEALKDQGICRWNHLLRSAHHYARNHVRSISQAKKLSSAVPSANRFQQSEESLRTVMYLSCWGPNN from the coding sequence ATGAGTTCATCAACAAGAGCTTTGGTTGTAGCAGCCACCGTCGGCGTCGTGGAAGCACTGAAGGATCAAGGAATTTGCCGGTGGAATCATCTCTTAAGATCGGCGCACCACTACGCTAGAAACCATGTCCGGTCTATTTCTCAGGCTAAGAAGCTTTCATCCGCCGTGCCTTCCGCCAACCGCTTCCAACAGTCGGAGGAATCCCTGAGGACGGTCATGTATCTTAGTTGTTGGGGTCCTAATAACTGA
- the LOC101222779 gene encoding uncharacterized protein LOC101222779 — MSSSTRALFVAATVGVVEALKDQGICRWNHILRSAHHYARNHVGSLSQAKKFSSAVSSANRLQQSEESLRTVMYLSCWGPNN, encoded by the coding sequence atgagtTCATCAACAAGAGCGTTGTTTGTAGCGGCCACCGTCGGCGTTGTGGAGGCACTTAAGGATCAAGGAATTTGCCGGTGGAATCATATCTTAAGATCGGCACATCACTACGCCAGAAACCATGTTGGGTCTCTTTCTCAGGCTAAGAAGTTCTCCTCCGCCGTGTCTTCCGCCAACCGCCTCCAACAGTCGGAGGAATCTCTCAGAACAGTTATGTATCTTAGCTGTTGGGGTCCTAATAACTGA
- the LOC101213259 gene encoding uncharacterized protein LOC101213259, whose translation MSSSRRAWIVAASVGVVEALKDQGICRWNHTIRSAHQYAKNHVRSVPQATRLTGSSAAVVSSKQQQKQSEESLRTVMYLSCWGPN comes from the coding sequence atgagtTCATCAAGAAGAGCTTGGATTGTAGCCGCCAGTGTAGGCGTGGTGGAAGCATTAAAGGATCAAGGGATTTGCCGATGGAATCACACCATTAGATCGGCGCATCAATATGCTAAAAACCATGTCAGATCGGTGCCTCAGGCCACTAGATTGACTGGCTCCTCCGCCGCCGTGGTTTCCAGCAAGCAACAGCAGAAGCAATCGGAAGAATCTTTGAGAACTGTCATGTATTTGAGCTGTTGGGGTCCCAACTAA
- the LOC101202743 gene encoding uncharacterized protein LOC101202743 gives MSCCRKGWVVAASVGVVEALKDQGICRWNHTIRSLQQYAKNHVRSISQAKKLSSPSAAAVSDHKWNQSEESLRTVMYLSCWGPNN, from the coding sequence ATGAGTTGTTGCAGAAAAGGTTGGGTTGTAGCTGCAAGTGTTGGAGTGGTGGAGGCTTTGAAAGATCAAGGGATTTGCCGATGGAATCATACCATTAGATCGCTTCAACAATACGCTAAAAATCATGTTCGATCCATTTCTCAGGCTAAGAAGCTTTCTTCTCCCTCCGCAGCCGCGGTTTCCGATCACAAATGGAACCAATCCGAGGAATCTTTGAGAACTGTCATGTACTTGAGCTGTTGGGGCCCCAATAACTGA